The proteins below are encoded in one region of Puntigrus tetrazona isolate hp1 chromosome 5, ASM1883169v1, whole genome shotgun sequence:
- the usp2b gene encoding ubiquitin carboxyl-terminal hydrolase 2 isoform X2 → MPSIRQSYTVTVPEEPPASAFPFIKQDMRRKSPTMSRSMLVSTFVGLLINQAKNSKNAQGLVGLRNLGNTCFMNCILQCLSNTHDLRDYCLRNTHRTDLNNNCRAKAALMEEFAKLTQTLWTSASSEAISPSDFKMQIQKYAPRFVGYNQQDAQEFLRFLLDGLHNEVNRVTVKPRSLMEDFDHLSDDEKGKRMWNKYLESEDSKVVDLFVGQLKSSLTCSECGFCSTVFDPFWDLSLPIAKTSGEVGLVDCLRLFTKEDVLDGNERPTCHRCKTRRKCTKKFTIQKFPKILVLHLKRFSECRVRTSKLSTFVNFPLKELDLREFASDNSVNAVYNLYAVSNHTGTSLGGHYTAYCRNPSTGEWYTYNDSRVSPMSSSQVRSSDAYVLFYESATSSRM, encoded by the exons ATGCCGAGTATAAGACAGTCGTACACGGTCACTGTCCCGGAGGAGCCGCCGGCGTCGGCTTTCCCCTTCATCAAGCAGGATATGCGCAGGAAAAGTCCGACGATGTCTCGCTCTATGCTGGTGTCCACGTTTGTGGGGCTTCTCATTAACCAGGCTAAG AACTCAAAGAACGCTCAGGGTCTGGTGGGCCTCAGGAATCTGGGAAATACC TGTTTCATGAACTGTATTCTGCAGTGTCTGAGCAACACTCATGACCTGAGGGACTACTGTCTGCGTAACACGCACCGCACTGACCTCAACAACAACTGCAGGGCCAAAGCTGCTCTGATGGAAG AGTTTGCCAAGCTCACTCAGACTCTTTGGACATCAGCTAGCAGTGAGGCCATCAGCCCTTCTGATTTCAAAATGCAGATTCAGAAATATGCCCCTCGATTTGTTGGTTACAA CCAGCAGGACGCTCAGGAGTTCTTGCGGTTTCTGCTGGATGGGCTTCATAATGAAGTAAACAGAGTAACAGTGAAACCCAGATCCCTCATGGAGGACTTTGATCACCTCTC GGACGACGAAAAAGGCAAGAGAATGTGGAACAAGTACCTGGAGAGCGAGGACAGCAAAGTAGTGG ATCTGTTTGTTGGTCAGCTGAAGAGCTCTCTGACTTGTAGCGAGTGTGGCTTCTGCTCAACGGTGTTTGATCCATTCTGGGATTTGTCTCTGCCTATTGCTAAG ACTTCAGGAGAAGTGGGTTTAGTGGATTGCCTTCGACTGTTCACCAAGGAAGATGTGCTAGATGGGAACGAGAGACCT ACATGCCACAGATGTAAAACAAGAcggaaatgcacaaaaaaattcaCCATTCAGAAATTTCCAAAAATCTTGGTGCTTC ATCTGAAGCGTTTCTCTGAGTGTCGAGTCAGAACCAGCAAACTATCCACCTTTGTAAACTTCCCCCTCAAAGAGCTGGACCTCAGGGAATTCGCCTCTGATAACAGCG TAAATGCAGTCTACAATCTGTATGCTGTGTCCAATCACACTGGTACATCTTTGGGTGGGCATTACACAGCATATTGCCGCAATCCCAGCACGGGAGAATGGTACACGTACAATGACTCCAG GGTGAGCCCCATGTCATCCAGCCAGGTGCGCAGCAGCGATGCATATGTGCTGTTCTACGAATCTGCGACCTCTTCACGCATGTGA